A stretch of the Erinaceus europaeus chromosome 1, mEriEur2.1, whole genome shotgun sequence genome encodes the following:
- the ZNF74 gene encoding zinc finger protein 74 isoform X2, with protein MLENYQNLLALGPLVCKPDVISHLERGEEPWHIPRGVPGGPHTEWGPRPKMKGSSQQESVYQEEPSQEPSAEWLARPGLHGCSLATGWSLEGPVGTLSRGKTVLWRQTPDSCGDIPSEKCCQRHNASEEEPPLKCVVLTQQSISSKRGSPDRQMEKSQHKEVVTKPQRTYTRQSTCKSTKHEKHPPANRPQSTDPGGSLFVCSECGKAFHQSSSLTLHQRWHSREKAYKCKECGKAFTWSTNLIEHQRIHTGEKPFFCGECGKAFSCHSSLNVHHRIHTGERPYKCNACEKAFSCSSLLNMHLRVHTGEKPYKCTECGKAFNQRTHLTRHHRIHTGEKPYKCSECGKAFTCHSSLTVHEKIHNGDKPFKCNACEKSFNNRSRLTLHQRIHTGEKPFKCGACGKGFSCHSYLIVHQRIHTGEKPFKCNECGKAFSSHSYLIVHQRIHTGEKPFDCSKCWKAFSCHSSLIVHQRIHTGEKPYKCNECGKAFSQNHCLIKHQKVHSGEKSLKCKECGEVFIWSSHLREHQRTHSKEKPFDIQFNKHLLNTYYMSMPSSLLGAADTGVSGVDPINALDVAKLLCVVQPSASGNFSLGAKPGN; from the coding sequence AATGGGGACCTAGACCCAAGATGAAGGGATCATCTCAGCAGGAGAGCGTTTACCAAGAAGAGCCATCACAGGAACCCTCGGCAGAGTGGCTAGCGAGGCCTGGTCTTCATGGCTGCAGTCTAGCTACTGGGTGGTCCTTGGAAGGCCCAGTGGGGACTCTATCCAGAGGCAAGACTGTGCTCTGGAGGCAAACACCTGACAGCTGTGGGGACATTCCTTCAGAGaagtgctgtcagagacacaatGCTTCTGAAGAAGAGCCTCCCTTGAAGTGTGTCGTCCTCACCCAGCAGAGCATTTCTTCAAAAAGAGGCTCTCCTGATAGGCAGATGGAGAAGTCCCAACACAAAGAAGTggttaccaagccccagagaacaTACACAAGGCAGAGCACATGCAAATCAACTAAACATGAAAAACATCCACCTGCCAACAGACCACAGAGTACTGACCCTGGGGGAAGTCTCTTTGTTTGCAGTGAGTGTGGCAAAGCCTTCCATCAGAGTTCATCCCTTACTCTACATCAGCGCTGGCATTCAAGAGAGAAAGCCTACAAGTGTAAGGAGTGCGGCAAGGCCTTCACTTGGAGCACTAACCTCATTGAGCACCAAAGAATCCACACAGGGGAGAAGCCCTTCTTCTGCGGTGAGtgtgggaaagctttcagctgtCACTCCTCACTTAATGTGCATCACAGAATTCACACTGGCGAGAGACCCTACAAATGCAATGCCTGTGAGAAGGCTTTCAGCTGCAGCTCTCTGCTCAACATGCATCTCCGTGTCCACACTGGGGAGAAGCCATACAAGTGCACAGAGTGTGGGAAGGCCTTTAACCAGAGGACTCACCTGACCCGGCACCACAGAATCCACACGGGGGAGAAGCCCTATAAGTGCAGTGAGTGTGGGAAGGCCTTCACTTGCCACTCATCCCTGACTGTGCATGAGAAAATCCACAATGGGGACAAACCATTCAAATGCAACGCGTGCGAGAAGTCCTTTAACAACCGTTCCCGCCTGACTCTCCATCAAAGGATCCACACGGGGGAGAAACCCTTCAAGTGTGGCGCCTGTGGGAAAGGCTTCAGCTGCCATTCCTACCTCATTGTGCACCAGCGGATCCACACAGGGGAGAAACCCTTCAAGTGCAATGAGTGTGGGAAGGCATTTAGCTCCCACTCCTACCTCATCGTGCACCAGCGGATCCACACAGGGGAGAAGCCATTTGACTGCAGTAAGTGCTGGAAGGCCTTCAGCTGTCATTCATCCCTCATTGTGCACCAGAGGATCCACACAGGGgagaaaccctataaatgtaaTGAGTGTGGCAAAGCTTTCAGCCAAAACCATTGCCTCATCAAACACCAGAAAGTCCATTCAGGGGAGAAGTCACTGAAATGTAAGGAGTGTGGTGAGGTGTTCATTTGGAGCAGCCACCTCAGAGAACACCAGAGAACACACAGCAAAGAGAAACCCTTTGACATTCAGTTCAACAAGCACTTACTAAACACTTACTACATGTCCATGCCCAGCAGCTTGTTGGGAGCAGCAGACACAGGGGTGAGTGGTGTGGACCCAATAAATGCACTGGATGTGGCAAAGCTCCTGTGTGTGGTTCAACCTTCAGCCAGCGGGAATTTCTCCTTAGGTGCCAAACCTGGAAATTAA